The following DNA comes from Rhineura floridana isolate rRhiFlo1 chromosome 18, rRhiFlo1.hap2, whole genome shotgun sequence.
GTTTCACCCTTCAGTAGATGTTGGTAGGCATGAAACCAGGGAGTGATTTCAGGAATCCTCCCTTGGACTCTCTCTTCCTATAAGTTCTCACCTCCCTGTGAGAGTTCAGCTTAGTACAAGGGTGCTTGCACTCACCTTGGTGTTGCACCACTCGGTGATGCACTCCCAGCAGAAGAGGTGCCCACACGGAGTGGCCGTAGAATGGCGGCGTTCTTCTAAACACAGGATGCAGCAAGAGCTTCGGCTAAGGCACCTCTCCTTGGGCTGGGGTCTGAAGGAAAATAAAGTCAGGCAAAATTGCTCTTCGGGTTAACCCCCGCAAGGGAGAAAAATGCATCTGCCATCAAGATTCTAAGCATAAGGCGTCGTCAGaagaaacttctttaaaaaaacctaaaatgTGACTTCCTAAGACATCTAGTGCTGGCAGAGTCTGCATacagactttttaaaagatgcacGCTCCTAGCCCTTGTGGTTTGATTGCTGTCCCtaggttgtttgtttattttaatactgtgattttaatggttgtttttaaGCTTTGCTTGATTTGTTCGCTGCCTCCGATTTCTTTTGGAAGTAAGGCagcatgtatatttttaaaataaaataataaaataatggttTGGGAAAATAATCTTAAATGTCATTTAGCAAATCCAAAAAGATCAGAAGCCATCCCACCACAGCTGTCAtttgtggggagggagaggaatatGGGGTTGCATCCAACGTAAGTTCTACTCGGAGCAGGCCCACTAacattaatgaacccaagttagtcatgtccattaacttcaatgggtctactctgagcagcacTAGCACTGGATGCAATCTGCTGTTCTTCGTTTCATGCTAACCCAAAACAGCCTGAGCATAACATCCTCTGCCACTTAAATACCAGGAATTCCGTGCTATAAACCCATAGCTTGCAAGCGCAGAATAACTAAACCAAGTCATTTTAATGAACAGAATTTTTATTTACCAGGCCGATCAGAAAGTGAGTTGGCTACAAAACTGTAATTCCAGGGCACTGTTTTAGCCACTCTTAACACCTGCTTGTCAGGTGCAGTACTAGGCTCATCTGTGCTTCAAATGCTCAGATGCTATTGTCCCTTCCTCTGTCCCGTCTAATGCTACACAGCTCTAGAACCATtatcagcttgagggccacattcctatctgggcaaccttccaagggccacaaggATGGGTTCGGAGGCAAAAAAAAAGCAtgcagagcacacacacacacaggcaagcaagaggtgctATCAGATTTCAAGCAAAAATGGTGAAGCGGGACCAGTGAGGGGCGTGGAGCTGGGGAAAGTTGAGGGTCACAGAGAGAAAGGCCCAGAGGGCTGCCTTTGGGCACCGGGGCCTGGGATTCTCCCTGCCCTGGAAGTATTCActttcctcccctttcccttctgTGAAAACGTCACAAATGTCATACTTCTGATAGGAGAGGTTACGGTGCAGTTTCCATTCCTGCCGTGCCCTCTGCCTCTGTTGGAAGCTGTACGCGTGGATGCCAGCTGTCAGTGCCAGATGCAGCATCGATACGAGCCCAAGAAGCCTGTAACTCGATCGAATGCTCCGTTGGTCTCCCTCGAATCCTGCAAAGCGCAGCTGGAGAGGCAAGGAGAGAGAAAAGCACCACTTGACGGCGATGCCCTTTGGGAGAAAAGTCAAGGGACCTAGCAAACTGTCACGCAATGGCTAGCCTTTGTTAATGAGGTTGTTAATAATGTGCAAGATTTGCCTCCGATGTGGGACGGTAACCTTGTTTAAGCCGTCGGCCTGAGAGAACAGAGACCAACCCACCTGGCTTTTGAATCCTGCATACTGACCAGAGTACCATGCTGGGATCTGTGACACTAATCTTTATCTATCCCAAGAATGAGAGGGACCTGTGCCCCTCCCCGATGTTGTTGGAACTCCAACCttcattggccccagccagcacgaccaatgatcaggggtgataggagttgtagtctggcaacatctggagggccacaggctctccatccctgatctaccACTGCGGATCCAAAGGGTGCGGGCCACAGCCTCGGCAAAGCTCTGGCAACACTTGCAATTCCAAATTGACCACAAAGAGGCAATCCACGCAAAGCAGTAAGATGGCATCACAGATATTTGggaccacaggaagctgccttacacagactactgccccatctagctcagtatagtctacactgacaggcagcggctctccaggatttcagacatggttttctcccagcccaacctgaagatgccagggattgacctgcatgcaaaacagataccTTACCACTGAGTTACGCCCCCTCCCCAATTTAGAGGTAAAGCGGCTCCCAAATCTTCATTATACAGAAAGCGAGGATCTCTAGAGACAGAAATGGAATGGCAGACCAAATAATGGGTTGTAGTCacctaagtcctgctcagagtagacccattggaattactGGCCAGAACTAACAAGTCTAAGTAGATAGGTCTAGCAATGGGTACAAGCCTTAGTTCCTCCTTTTGATGCTGTTCCCCACCCCCAGGCTGGCTAGAAGGGAGAGTTGCCCCTAGAAAACAATGCAGGAATTCAGGAGTTTAGTGAACTGTACGCAGAACAAAGCCCCACCAAATACTTTTGACTTACGTAGGTGATCCCTGCCATCCTTTTAGATAGGTGGTAGAAGATGCCGTTCATATAGAAGATAGCCAGGTGCAACCTTCGAAGGAGTGGGATGCTTTGCTTGAGGATATGCACAACCTGAGATAGCATTTTCTTCTGCTGTTCTGTTAACCTGCCAAGCCATCTCTGCAACCAACTCCACAAGAAAGTCCGTCCCCACAATCCACGCAAGTGTCTGCTTTGCAAAGTCCTTATCTCATCTGGTTCTGTCTGAAGTTCGTGTTCCAGGTGCACTAACCCTTTGTCTAACAAGTAAGGGAAGACAGTGTGCAAAGAAATCATGACAGCCCGTCGGAGTACAGATGGAATTCTCTTCTGCGATGGGTCCACTTGGATAATATTGACATACTCTTCACCAAGAGTTTGGTAACCTaaagaattgttttttttttaaaaaaagagagcaatCCTAAACTTGACAGCAGCGTATTTACCCAGAGCCCCAAGCACAgaccaatcagagcttggaaaagatacttttttaaactacaactcccatcagccccagccagcatggccactggattgggctgatgggagttgtagttcaaaaaaaggaacttttccaagctctgagaccaATTTAGGGTGAAATTACCTGAAAGGGTGCTGAGTGTGAAATATGCTACATCAGAAAGCAGCTCAATTTCCTTCTGCCATTCCAACCAAATTTTAGCACCTAGGAAGCAAATGACAGTGTGAGAGACAACAAGTGAACTGAGATGGGCACCCCACCTCCATTGTTCAACTTCTTCAATAGCAGCTGAATGAGAAATGATGCTATATTTATAATACTCActgaaataaaaccttacaaaacagtTACAAAATTAAGAAAGGGAATTTACAAAGCGATCAGCGTCTCGCATACAGATACAATTTCCAGAGGGATAGCTATGTtagcctgttgcagcaaaaccaacagtgttgtggcaccttggAGACATGCATACCCATTGTAAGAATGCAAGAAGCACAGATAGTAACCACTTGAGCTAGAATGTATGCAAGATAAGTGCTGTGACCCAATGGCTGCAAGACAAGCAAAGATGGCTGCAATTTTGGACCCAGAAACTATTGATCAGAGATGTGAAAGCCCCGGGGGGGGGACACcagaagccgaaacgttttgctagtacaataaaaacctctgttttgttaatcacagttgcatgtatatatattttaggtgattaacagaatccttaaaAGAATCCACAGCAAGGTTGGGTGAAGATCTCTTTGCTGCTTTCAGAATTATTTGTCtatgcatgtatatatgtatatacatgtatgtgtgtgagagagagaaacaaccagtgtggcgtagtggttagagcactggactacaacgtgggagaccagggttcgaatccccgcacagccatgaagctcactgggtgaccttgggccagtcactgcctctcagcctcagaggaaggtgatggcaaaccacctctgaataccgcttgccatgaaaaccgtattcatagggttgccataagtcggaaccgacttgaaggcagtccactggcatatatgtgtgtgattgTGTCATGTGTGAGCGTGCGCATGTATATATTCGGAGGGGGGAGAGCCATGCGCTTTAAAAGCgcattaaatgcatggtgtggatctgcgtGGGCAGGATGGGCGAAAGCTCCTCACCTACCTACCTGCCAGCCCGCCCAGGGCAGCCCCAGCCCCGCTCCTCAGCGCCCCACGATAGAGCTCGTCCTTCTGGGCGGATCGGACCAGGCGCGCGGGCCCGGCTTCTGGTACCACCGGCGACATCGCTGCGAAGGCGAAAGGACCTCCCGCCTCTGCCCACAGGCTACTTCCGCCATCAGACGCTTCCAACGGCGCAGACGTTGTGCGTCATCAAGTCGCCGCGAGAGATGCGCACACAGAGACATGAAAACTTAGAGTGATGCTAAATAGCCGATCTGCAAGTGGGAGGGAATTAGTCTCTCTGCTTCTCCCCTCTGTTTCTCATCTCTGTCCGGGAACGCGAACAACCCTTCATACTTTGAATTAATGCATTCTGTTATGGTTAAGAAAACAGATGAATCAGGAATCTTAGTCTTACCTGggaagtaaaacccattgaattcagtggattcACTTCTAAGTGGACGTGGTGAAGAAGCGTGTCTATCGTTACTAAGTCTATGCAAACATGGAACCCTCTCAGCAGCCGCTTCAGTACCTTGCAAACACACACCTGGAGGATGGAACGGCGGCTTTGCGTAAGCCTCGCGCAGCCGACGTCGTGACGTCATCGGAGCGCGTCACGACCAAAGCGCGCGCAAAAAAGCGTTGCTGTAGCAACGCTTTGACGCAAGCAAAGTCTTACCTCGTTTGAAAGTAGcaaaggtttttttctttttaaagaaaggaaCAACCAATTAGTTGCAACAAAAGTAACTGCTAATGTATGAACCCAGGCACTCCCCTTTTGCTCTCCCGGGTGAGAATAGCGCCACCTGATGAATTTCTGCCTGAGATAATGCTATCTCAGCACCAGGCCTTattcagagagaaaaaaatctctGTGCTGCCCTTCTGCTGAAACTCTCAGAGCAATTTTCCTTTAGCAGTTGTTGCATGGTAAGAGAAAGTCATCTGATGCaactttcatatttattttaaacatatatAATGAATTTCATTCAATACCACACCAAAAAGGCATAAATTATAATGAAACAATAACAATCCAATACAGTACTGCAGCagcagtttgtttttgtttgtctgtttaaaaaaaccctatcGCTGTTATTACTCTTGTTTCGCCATGTTGATGCTGAGTGAAGCTTCACCCACTGAATTTCTGTCTGAGAAGATGCCAGCTCAGCTCCTAGCCTTGATAAGATTCCTGCACGTTCAAGGCCATAATTCTGTCTTTGTTCATAGTCATGCTCCATTTTTTCACACACAGGAACACTCTTGTGAACTTGCAACACCCTAGAGAGTAAGTTCTAAACTTGTTTAATCAGAAGTACatccaactgagttcaatgggacttactgcctaCTAGGTGTTTAGGACTGCAACACACTAGTTTCATATCAAGGCAACTCTCCCACCACACATTGTTGCCATTCTTCCATTTGGTGTAgttagaagtaaattccattcaatCCAATGATGCATATGCTTTTACATAAGCATGGGCTTGCATTGTTACTATGTAACACCCTCCAAAGCTGGCTGTTGATGCAGGATGCGTTTGTAAATTGACGCTAACAGTTTCCTTGCAAAACCAAACACCAATCTAGCAATGTAAACAGAATGATGACATGTTTATTCTCACAatagatctttttaaaaattgtttattagTATTTTCCAAAGTAGcaaacaatgaaactgaaacaaagcAAATCAAGGTCATACAccacatattttttctctcttcattcgcACTGTGAGGTAGCGGTTCTCcttcattatcagggaagaatgcaaaaagacaatacctcttgtatACCTCTTGtataaagagagaaagaccccaatggattactggagaaactcttaaaatggttaaagagagaaggaaagcaaaagcaaaaggagacagaaacacagtcagaaccctaaatgcaactatacaacgactagtacgtagggacaaagaaaattattacaatagttattgtatagaaatagaaaaggacaacaaaatgggaagaacaagagccctattccaaaagattagagaaatgaaagggaaatttaaaccacgagtagggatgttgaataatcaacaggggaacacactgaatgactgagatgaaataaaaggaagatggaagcaatacactgaagaactctacaaaagagatgcaaggatgacagattcattcacggaggaaccatatgatgaagaaccagaaattttagaatgtgaggtgaaagctgctcttaaaattcttggaagaaacaaatcaccaggaatagacggcataccaatagagttgctacaagctcctgagactgcatctgtccaaattttgacaaaaatttgtcaagaaatatggaaaactaaacaatggcccacagactggaagcgttcaatatatatcccacttccaaagaaaggggatcctagagAATGACATTCCTGTAAGGGGCGTAATTTGCCTTCACCCTATTTAAGGAAGACGTGGGAAGGTTCTCGAAAGTAAGGCAGGGCACCACGTGAGATCGATCATCCAATGGTAAGGGCGCAGGAGCAGCAGttataaagctgctccttcccccaagcgcgtgcctttttcgccttgtggcacccaccctccctcccttgtcagtatgggcttcgctggtcgccaaaatggggctgagtaggaattttttgggggggatcctgatttcagaatccctttggttttgcctactccatactgcttgggtttaattcaactGGCTTCCCGGGTTGGGTGCggtgtgtctgctttggctggcatagaattcgggcaggtgaggtattcgggGGTTAAATTGAGGTGATTAAGGCAGTCTGGAAAAAGGACACACCCtaaggaaccatcagggcttcaggtctggtggggatctgggtagtgtccttgtgggactggcttgcgcatcatggtgaatgcctatacggcggggccatggtgtggaggttggaaccacataactggctctaagagcaaggagggaggaattcacccacgtccttgactctggagttacagatTGAGGAGAATTGTTGCCTTTAGATGGCGAGGGTAtaatccctcatagttaggcttagcctcacctgcccgaagtattttgagatgaataattggctgtattccatttgatttagtatgttatatttaataaatataacattattccagttttgtgtcacgagtcttccttggtgtgggggcaatgcagtaattaccaaactattgccttaatatcccatgcaagtaaagtaatgctcaagattctacaacaaaggctcttaccatatatggagcgagaaatgccagacgtccaagctggatttagaaagggaagaggcaccagagatcatatcgcaaacatacgttggataacggaatggagcaaggaatttcagaagaaaatcaccctgtgctttatagattacagcaaagctttgcctgtgtagatcatgaaaaactatggaatgctttaaaagaaatgggggtgccacagcatctgattgtcctgatgcgcaacctatactctggacaagaggctactgtatggacagaatatggagaaactgattggttccccatcggaaagggtgtgagacagggttgtattttatcaccctatttgtttaatctgtacgcagaacatatcatacggaaagcaggattggaccaagaggaaggtggtgtgaaaattggagggagaaacatcaataatttaagatatgcagatgataccatactcttagcagaaaccagtaatgatttgaaatgaatgctgatgaaagttaaagaggaaagcacaaaagcaggactacagctgaacgtcaagaagactaaagtaatgacaacagaagatttgtgtaactttacagttgacaatgaggacattgaacttgtcaaggattatcaatacctcggcatagtcattaaccaaaatggagacaatagtcaagaaatcagaagaaggctaggactggggagggcagctgtgagagaactagaaaaggtcctcaaatgcaaagatgtatcactgaacaccaaagtcaggatcattcagaccatggtattcccgatctctatgtatggatgtaaagttggacagtgaaaaaggcggataagagaaaaatcaactcatttgaaatgtggtgttggaggagagctttgcgcataccatggactgcgaaaaagacaaataattgggtgttagaacaaattaaaccagaactgtcactagaagctaaaatgatgaaactgaggttatcatactttggacacataatgagaagacatgattcactagaaaagacaataatgctgggaaaaacagaagggagtagaaaaagaggaaggccaaacaagagatggattgattccataaaggaagccacagacctgaactgacaagatctgaacagggtggttcatgacagatgctcttggaggtcgctgattcatagggtcaccataagtcgtaatcgacttgaaggcacataacaacaacaacaacagaacatgTACCTGTTA
Coding sequences within:
- the PEX10 gene encoding peroxisome biogenesis factor 10 isoform X2 — translated: MSPVVPEAGPARLVRSAQKDELYRGALRSGAGAALGGLAGAKIWLEWQKEIELLSDVAYFTLSTLSGYQTLGEEYVNIIQVDPSQKRIPSVLRRAVMISLHTVFPYLLDKGLVHLEHELQTEPDEIRTLQSRHLRGLWGRTFLWSWLQRWLGRLTEQQKKMLSQVVHILKQSIPLLRRLHLAIFYMNGIFYHLSKRMAGITYLRFAGFEGDQRSIRSSYRLLGLVSMLHLALTAGIHAYSFQQRQRARQEWKLHRNLSYQKPQPKERCLSRSSCCILCLEERRHSTATPCGHLFCWECITEWCNTKAECPLCREKFHPQKLIYLRHYR
- the PEX10 gene encoding peroxisome biogenesis factor 10 isoform X3; this encodes MISLHTVFPYLLDKGLVHLEHELQTEPDEIRTLQSRHLRGLWGRTFLWSWLQRWLGRLTEQQKKMLSQVVHILKQSIPLLRRLHLAIFYMNGIFYHLSKRMAGITYLRFAGFEGDQRSIRSSYRLLGLVSMLHLALTAGIHAYSFQQRQRARQEWKLHRNLSYQKPQPKERCLSRSSCCILCLEERRHSTATPCGHLFCWECITEWCNTKAECPLCREKFHPQKLIYLRHYR
- the PEX10 gene encoding peroxisome biogenesis factor 10 isoform X1, whose amino-acid sequence is MTSRRRLREAYAKPPFHPPGVCLQGTEAAAERVPCLHRLSNDRHASSPRPLRSESTEFNGFYFPGAKIWLEWQKEIELLSDVAYFTLSTLSGYQTLGEEYVNIIQVDPSQKRIPSVLRRAVMISLHTVFPYLLDKGLVHLEHELQTEPDEIRTLQSRHLRGLWGRTFLWSWLQRWLGRLTEQQKKMLSQVVHILKQSIPLLRRLHLAIFYMNGIFYHLSKRMAGITYLRFAGFEGDQRSIRSSYRLLGLVSMLHLALTAGIHAYSFQQRQRARQEWKLHRNLSYQKPQPKERCLSRSSCCILCLEERRHSTATPCGHLFCWECITEWCNTKAECPLCREKFHPQKLIYLRHYR